The proteins below come from a single Methyloprofundus sedimenti genomic window:
- a CDS encoding trypsin-like peptidase domain-containing protein, translated as MSDYINPIEQLIHSTVRIQCGDDKNIFSSGTGYIFFFCENGNQGYPCIVTNKHVVSGASRGIFNLTIQDDKNRPILGNHEEIILNDLPNFCIPHPSPDIDLVAIPIGPILNNAQLEGKHYHYIYINKGILASEELLNSLPSMEDIVMIGYPNGIWDAKHNLPIIRRGITATHPRLPLNGKSEFMIDAACFPGSSGSPVFLANIGSFVDASGALCTGSRIALLGTLYAVAQHTTTGEIEVIEVPTDTKTITSHIPNNLGLVIHAKELLKLEIAVQKQLTPKPLMNRNALCLCGSGKRFKNCCGKIT; from the coding sequence ATGTCTGATTACATTAATCCTATAGAACAACTTATACATAGTACTGTTCGTATTCAATGTGGAGATGATAAAAATATATTTTCGTCTGGTACTGGATATATATTCTTTTTTTGTGAAAACGGAAATCAAGGCTATCCTTGCATAGTTACAAATAAGCATGTCGTGAGTGGTGCATCTAGAGGTATTTTTAATTTAACAATTCAAGATGATAAAAATAGACCTATTTTAGGGAATCACGAAGAAATCATTCTAAATGATTTACCCAATTTTTGTATTCCACACCCCAGTCCAGATATTGATCTTGTGGCAATTCCAATTGGTCCAATCTTGAATAATGCACAATTGGAAGGAAAACATTATCATTATATTTATATCAATAAGGGCATACTTGCTAGCGAAGAATTGCTAAACTCCTTACCGTCTATGGAAGATATTGTAATGATTGGTTATCCAAATGGAATTTGGGACGCAAAACACAATCTCCCGATTATTCGGCGTGGGATTACAGCAACACACCCAAGGCTTCCTCTAAATGGAAAATCGGAGTTTATGATTGACGCAGCCTGTTTTCCTGGTTCATCAGGTTCCCCGGTTTTCTTGGCTAATATCGGTAGTTTTGTAGATGCTTCAGGGGCTTTGTGTACAGGTTCGAGAATTGCTCTATTAGGAACCCTTTATGCTGTAGCCCAGCATACAACTACAGGTGAAATTGAAGTTATTGAAGTACCAACAGACACTAAAACCATCACTAGCCATATTCCTAATAATTTAGGTCTAGTGATACATGCAAAAGAACTATTAAAACTCGAAATAGCTGTTCAAAAGCAACTCACCCCAAAACCTCTGATGAATCGAAACGCTCTTTGTTTATGCGGAAGTGGAAAAAGGTTCAAAAATTGCTGTGGAAAAATCACTTAA
- a CDS encoding YtoQ family protein, whose protein sequence is MYYTIYLSGGIHSDWRKRIKQGIDQLNLNIRINY, encoded by the coding sequence ATGTACTACACTATTTATTTATCTGGCGGAATTCATAGCGACTGGCGCAAACGAATCAAACAGGGAATTGATCAGCTCAATCTAAATATTAGGATCAATTACTAA
- a CDS encoding bifunctional aminoglycoside phosphotransferase/ATP-binding protein, whose protein sequence is MNENQTKLPEYIASLLHPEVYDHAIENIQLIETHISWVILTGPFAYKIKKPVNLGFLDFSTLEKRHFYCNEELRLNSRLAPALYLKVVPITDTEGNIVFSGSGKVIEYAIKMVQFPQEIQLDRMLAANILQMDHIQALAVMVAEFHQQIDVANQEDNYGSPEQIYHPVKENFIQLRQLLNDKSAITLLTDIEIWTQTLFELLKLILLQRKHDGFIRECHGDLHLRNLIILDDKPVAFDSIEFDPKLRWIDTISDVAFLIMDFQDRHHPEFGLSFLNHYLEQTGDYAAMQLLSFYLVYRAMVRAKVEAIRAAQTGSHSQVQNEANMACYGYLELAQAYLHVTKPGLIITCGMSASGKSTLTQPLVEKLSAIRIRSDVERKRLFKVAPECDSSAAVNEGLYSSEATQQTYRHLAELAEQVLNADYPVIIDATCLEYQQRNQFRQVASRNKVPFIIIEFTAQPNTLRQRINAREKGVSDADLSILEHQLLNWQPLNKSELPEVISIDTESLTDINSLINKIESVLQGR, encoded by the coding sequence ATGAATGAAAATCAAACAAAATTACCTGAGTATATTGCTTCACTACTTCATCCTGAGGTATATGATCATGCAATTGAAAATATACAACTCATAGAAACGCATATTTCATGGGTTATTCTGACAGGTCCTTTTGCATACAAAATTAAAAAACCAGTCAATCTTGGCTTTCTTGATTTCTCTACACTTGAAAAACGTCACTTTTATTGCAATGAGGAGTTGCGATTAAATTCCAGGTTGGCGCCTGCTCTCTACCTTAAAGTTGTTCCAATTACTGATACGGAAGGAAATATCGTTTTTTCTGGTTCTGGTAAGGTCATCGAATACGCCATTAAAATGGTTCAGTTCCCACAGGAAATACAACTGGATCGTATGCTTGCTGCTAATATTTTACAGATGGATCACATTCAAGCCCTTGCTGTTATGGTGGCAGAGTTTCATCAACAAATCGATGTCGCTAACCAGGAGGATAACTATGGAAGTCCCGAACAAATCTATCACCCCGTTAAAGAGAACTTTATTCAGCTTCGCCAACTGCTCAATGACAAATCCGCTATTACTTTACTCACTGACATAGAAATCTGGACTCAGACGCTATTTGAACTATTAAAGCTCATATTGCTGCAGCGCAAACACGATGGCTTTATACGTGAATGTCATGGCGACTTACATTTACGTAATCTGATTATTCTTGATGACAAGCCCGTCGCTTTCGATAGTATTGAATTTGACCCAAAGCTACGCTGGATTGACACCATTAGCGACGTTGCTTTTTTGATAATGGACTTTCAAGATCGTCATCACCCTGAGTTTGGGCTGAGTTTTTTAAATCATTATCTTGAACAAACGGGTGATTATGCGGCAATGCAATTACTCAGTTTTTATCTGGTCTACCGCGCTATGGTACGCGCTAAAGTTGAAGCTATCCGTGCAGCACAAACAGGGAGTCATTCACAAGTACAAAATGAAGCTAATATGGCGTGCTATGGTTACCTTGAATTAGCTCAAGCTTACTTGCACGTTACCAAACCGGGGTTAATCATCACCTGTGGTATGTCGGCATCAGGAAAATCCACACTGACACAGCCGTTAGTAGAAAAATTGTCTGCGATTAGAATTCGTTCTGATGTTGAACGCAAGCGATTGTTTAAGGTAGCGCCTGAATGCGATAGTTCAGCAGCTGTTAATGAGGGTTTATATTCATCTGAAGCAACACAACAAACCTATCGCCATCTAGCTGAATTGGCTGAGCAGGTATTAAATGCTGATTATCCAGTCATTATTGATGCGACATGTCTGGAATATCAGCAACGAAACCAGTTTCGTCAAGTTGCCAGCAGAAATAAAGTGCCATTTATCATTATTGAGTTCACAGCTCAACCCAATACACTACGCCAACGCATCAATGCAAGAGAAAAAGGCGTTTCAGATGCAGACCTCTCTATACTTGAGCATCAGTTGCTTAACTGGCAACCACTAAATAAAAGTGAACTGCCTGAGGTGATAAGTATTGATACCGAATCGTTAACTGACATTAATTCTTTAATCAATAAGATAGAGTCTGTATTGCAAGGCAGATAA
- a CDS encoding DUF2950 domain-containing protein, with the protein MNDTKFKQMANARPLPIMNKYLTSLLAICTILITLSCSSPVKPVAEPEIDPTLQQAVFKTPEAAANTFAQAVRNDDQALFNKLLGADFRDILPLDDVSPEDLDNFNNAWEKHHTLLAQGDKKTLLAIGKEEWTLPVPIVEGKAGWYFDVDQGLELMRIRRIGRNELASIQSVLAYYDAQMEYATQDHDNNGVLEYAQKFISTPGTQDGLYWDAAPGEVLSPLGKLLADRSEGGGYHGYFFRILKAQGPNAKGGAYSYMMGENMRAGFAVIAWPEKYGDSGIMSFIVSHDGIVYQQDLGPDSANIAESMPTYNPDADWIPVHEEDSPESKVAQ; encoded by the coding sequence ATGAACGACACTAAATTCAAACAAATGGCTAATGCCCGTCCGTTACCGATTATGAATAAATACCTTACCAGTTTGCTTGCAATATGCACTATATTAATCACCCTGTCTTGCTCAAGTCCTGTAAAACCAGTTGCGGAACCTGAAATTGACCCGACTCTACAGCAGGCAGTATTTAAAACGCCTGAGGCTGCCGCTAATACCTTTGCGCAGGCTGTTAGAAATGATGACCAGGCCCTGTTCAACAAATTACTCGGTGCTGATTTCCGTGACATATTGCCACTGGATGATGTTTCGCCAGAGGATCTTGATAACTTTAATAATGCCTGGGAAAAGCATCATACCTTATTAGCACAGGGCGATAAAAAGACACTGCTTGCTATCGGAAAAGAAGAATGGACCCTACCTGTTCCCATTGTCGAAGGCAAAGCAGGCTGGTACTTTGATGTAGATCAAGGCCTGGAACTTATGCGTATCAGGCGCATAGGCAGAAACGAACTGGCTAGTATACAATCTGTTCTTGCCTACTACGATGCCCAGATGGAATATGCTACACAGGATCATGATAACAATGGTGTATTAGAGTATGCACAGAAATTCATCAGTACCCCTGGAACACAAGATGGCTTATATTGGGATGCAGCGCCGGGTGAGGTACTCAGCCCATTAGGGAAATTACTTGCAGATCGTTCTGAGGGAGGGGGATATCACGGATATTTCTTCCGTATACTTAAAGCTCAGGGCCCAAATGCCAAAGGAGGCGCATACAGTTACATGATGGGAGAAAATATGCGTGCAGGATTTGCAGTTATCGCCTGGCCTGAAAAGTATGGTGACAGCGGAATTATGAGTTTTATAGTGAGCCATGACGGCATAGTCTATCAACAGGATCTCGGTCCGGATAGCGCCAATATTGCAGAATCAATGCCGACTTACAATCCAGATGCCGACTGGATTCCCGTACATGAAGAGGATTCCCCGGAATCAAAAGTCGCGCAATAA
- a CDS encoding DUF3450 family protein, with product MLVKIFKISYLVCISICMAWLGNANAEEHENLAKSLSKVRGEVEELQMQFDLAKENHHNQMSSLASQMTDLGVEERRQNISIEKLQQSLEKFQQESQKAAVSNDGLKPVLIELITRYRVYVRNGFPFKVEDRLSDVNKLESQLNNNLIDAKKVVNRMWAFIEDEIRLSKENGIYQQTIELDNEKVLADIAKLGTALMYFQTGDKRVGMASRKSDGNWQYLETTNNQEIEQIAMLFDSLKKQIRQGYFELPNPLKS from the coding sequence ATGTTGGTAAAAATATTCAAAATTTCCTATCTGGTTTGCATATCGATATGCATGGCCTGGCTTGGCAATGCCAATGCCGAAGAGCATGAAAATCTGGCTAAATCCTTGTCTAAAGTGCGTGGTGAAGTTGAAGAGTTACAAATGCAGTTTGATCTTGCCAAAGAAAATCATCATAACCAGATGTCTTCTCTGGCATCACAAATGACTGATCTGGGAGTTGAGGAGCGTCGTCAGAATATCAGTATTGAGAAACTGCAGCAATCACTGGAAAAATTTCAGCAGGAATCCCAAAAGGCAGCTGTCTCAAATGATGGCCTAAAGCCAGTATTGATTGAACTTATCACGCGTTATCGTGTGTATGTCAGAAATGGTTTTCCGTTTAAAGTCGAAGATCGGCTGAGCGATGTCAATAAGTTGGAAAGTCAACTGAATAATAACTTGATTGATGCCAAAAAAGTCGTTAACAGGATGTGGGCATTTATTGAAGATGAAATACGTTTGAGTAAAGAAAATGGTATTTATCAGCAAACCATAGAACTAGATAATGAAAAAGTGCTCGCAGATATTGCCAAGCTGGGCACCGCATTAATGTACTTCCAGACGGGTGATAAACGCGTGGGAATGGCCAGTCGCAAAAGCGATGGTAACTGGCAATATCTGGAAACGACTAACAATCAGGAAATTGAACAAATAGCGATGCTATTTGATTCCCTGAAAAAACAAATCCGCCAAGGCTATTTTGAATTACCTAATCCGCTGAAGTCATAA
- a CDS encoding IS110 family RNA-guided transposase: MNIHNLAHLQVAVDIGSHEHYVAIGLSEGGILDEFSITHTPAGFQYFFSRIKLQEHLYNLPVDVAMEGYNGWARPLDSQIQSHGYQLYNVNNLKLARFKEIFPAPAKSDLVDTHKMLELFQLQDHLPLAKGVLQAVLPVPDANRRLKRLTRRRRQLTNEKVALQNRIQPDLQATCPTLLEITGSIDNLWFLHFLTCRDDLTKLMRLQTKSLLAIQGVGRKYLNLILDWQKQAEFSNEIEEVGPMIQEDARRLLALMASIKTMDAKIDSQIQKSAYAQHIDSIPGFGLVCSAELAGEIGTLDRFPKQSSFSIYIGMAPLDKQSGGYQGTKSPKHVNTRARKAMMTAVCRHMAYVPESRAYYDKKRSEGKTHNNAVRALGRHISRVIWSMLRHDRDYIELASINEKTA, translated from the coding sequence ATGAACATTCATAATTTAGCCCATTTACAAGTTGCAGTTGATATCGGTAGTCACGAGCATTATGTGGCTATTGGCCTTTCTGAGGGAGGGATTCTGGATGAATTTTCGATTACGCATACACCAGCAGGGTTTCAGTATTTTTTTAGCCGTATTAAGCTGCAAGAGCATTTATACAATCTACCTGTAGACGTTGCTATGGAAGGTTACAATGGCTGGGCTCGACCATTGGATAGCCAGATTCAGAGCCACGGTTATCAGCTTTACAACGTCAACAACCTCAAGCTCGCCCGGTTTAAAGAGATCTTTCCCGCACCCGCAAAATCTGATTTGGTTGATACTCACAAAATGCTTGAGTTGTTTCAACTTCAGGATCACTTGCCGCTCGCTAAAGGTGTTCTGCAGGCAGTGCTACCGGTACCCGATGCCAATCGGCGGTTAAAGCGTCTGACACGGCGGCGACGTCAGTTGACCAATGAAAAGGTTGCCCTGCAAAACCGTATACAGCCTGACCTGCAAGCCACCTGCCCGACTCTTCTGGAGATAACAGGAAGTATTGATAATCTATGGTTTCTGCACTTTCTAACTTGTCGCGATGATTTGACAAAATTAATGCGACTACAAACCAAAAGCCTGCTTGCCATTCAAGGGGTTGGCCGGAAATATCTCAACCTCATTCTTGACTGGCAGAAACAGGCAGAATTTTCTAATGAAATCGAAGAAGTCGGCCCGATGATCCAAGAGGATGCACGCCGCTTGTTAGCCTTGATGGCATCAATTAAAACCATGGATGCAAAAATCGACTCACAGATTCAAAAGTCTGCATATGCTCAGCATATTGATTCGATTCCTGGCTTTGGTTTGGTCTGTAGTGCCGAATTGGCGGGTGAAATCGGTACTTTAGACCGCTTTCCGAAACAGAGTAGCTTTTCAATCTATATCGGCATGGCACCTCTGGACAAACAATCTGGAGGCTACCAAGGAACTAAATCACCTAAACACGTCAATACCCGAGCTCGTAAAGCGATGATGACCGCAGTTTGTCGTCACATGGCTTATGTGCCTGAATCTCGCGCTTACTATGATAAAAAACGTTCCGAAGGAAAGACGCACAACAACGCCGTTCGGGCATTGGGGCGACATATATCACGAGTCATCTGGTCTATGTTGCGTCATGACCGAGATTACATTGAACTTGCGAGTATAAATGAAAAGACGGCTTAA
- a CDS encoding DUF3300 domain-containing protein, which yields MKKLFAIFANTLLAALLYIPLGMALADDKTFSEAELDQMMAPIALYPDSLLSQILMASTYPADVNDAVKWSKDHPDQEGDAAVKAVQDKLWDPSVMSLVAFPQVLAMMGEKPDWVQNVGDAFLANPDAVMDSVQKLRNKAKDEGNLKTTKQQKVIVEKQPSETIIIIEPANPQVVYVPVYNSTVVYGTWWWPHYRPWYYYPPSYRYGYGSAVIGGIGFGIGIGITNALWGNCNWGRGHANVNINVNKYNNINVNRNKINANSRNSNWQHNVNNRRGVPYADSKSRKQFENKRSGADQRQDYRGRDAQRAQARTTLDKRAVNPAKGREQLQGSGGDKARSSVNKANRNVAQGKLGNNQRSSSFQKSATGKTRDTRQAGNYSNQSKRSRDNALRDAGKANKTRQDFNRGNSSNRSMQNRSSANRSGGAQRSGGSRGGGRRR from the coding sequence ATGAAAAAACTGTTTGCAATTTTTGCTAACACCTTGCTTGCCGCCCTGCTTTACATACCACTCGGGATGGCGCTAGCCGATGACAAAACCTTCAGCGAAGCCGAGCTCGATCAAATGATGGCTCCTATAGCGTTGTATCCTGACTCATTACTCTCTCAAATTCTGATGGCGAGTACCTACCCTGCCGATGTAAATGATGCTGTCAAATGGTCAAAAGACCATCCCGATCAAGAGGGTGATGCCGCTGTAAAAGCAGTACAGGACAAGTTATGGGACCCTAGCGTTATGTCCCTGGTTGCTTTTCCACAAGTACTGGCCATGATGGGAGAAAAACCGGACTGGGTCCAAAATGTTGGCGATGCTTTTCTGGCAAATCCTGACGCAGTGATGGATTCAGTCCAGAAGTTACGCAATAAAGCCAAGGACGAAGGCAATCTGAAAACGACCAAGCAACAAAAAGTAATTGTCGAAAAACAGCCCTCCGAGACCATTATCATAATAGAACCCGCTAATCCTCAAGTCGTTTATGTTCCAGTGTATAACTCGACAGTAGTTTACGGCACCTGGTGGTGGCCACATTATCGACCCTGGTACTACTACCCTCCGAGCTACCGATACGGTTATGGTTCTGCAGTCATCGGAGGAATTGGCTTTGGTATCGGCATTGGTATCACTAATGCTCTGTGGGGTAATTGTAACTGGGGCCGAGGACATGCCAACGTCAATATTAATGTCAATAAATACAATAATATTAATGTCAATCGCAACAAAATAAATGCTAATTCCAGGAACTCAAACTGGCAGCATAATGTAAATAATCGTCGTGGCGTACCTTATGCAGACAGTAAAAGCCGCAAACAATTTGAGAACAAACGCAGTGGCGCCGATCAGCGTCAGGATTACCGTGGCCGTGATGCGCAACGTGCTCAAGCGCGCACAACCCTGGACAAACGTGCCGTTAATCCAGCTAAAGGTCGCGAACAACTACAAGGCTCAGGCGGTGATAAAGCCCGCTCTTCAGTCAATAAGGCCAATCGTAATGTTGCTCAGGGTAAATTAGGCAACAATCAGCGCAGCAGCTCTTTCCAAAAATCTGCTACAGGTAAAACTCGCGATACCAGACAAGCAGGCAATTATAGCAATCAATCAAAGCGTTCACGAGATAATGCCTTGAGAGATGCAGGTAAAGCAAACAAAACGCGGCAAGACTTTAATCGAGGCAATTCAAGTAACCGGTCCATGCAAAATCGCAGCAGTGCCAACCGTTCTGGAGGTGCTCAACGTAGTGGCGGTAGCCGTGGTGGCGGACGCAGGCGATAA
- a CDS encoding DUF3014 domain-containing protein: MQEQNINTSNKVTLVIIGILVTVLLVALLLFLLADEDDDAGSTAQNTEQVLVIPEVESPSSADTSAENMDFASQVPRYDGEALQFDSSKPLPELVNSDAEFTQDLLSISAQLQPSLFKKQLIRKSIFSINDMAQGMLPPVKRLRELSFSQPFTVNIKENRMFMSQASYQRYDQLALAIDAIDNQAAVALYHKYLPLFQQVFTELSYPDNYQVLDIIKSATSRVLDAPVINNDIEVIRTSVQYKFASPELEKLSPLDKQMLRMGPENTHLIQNKLRELVEALIASEKD, from the coding sequence ATGCAGGAACAGAATATCAATACCTCAAATAAAGTTACTTTAGTAATTATAGGCATACTCGTTACGGTGTTGCTGGTTGCGTTATTATTATTTTTATTGGCGGATGAGGATGATGATGCAGGTTCGACTGCTCAGAATACAGAACAGGTGCTAGTGATCCCTGAGGTTGAGTCCCCATCCTCAGCAGATACTTCAGCTGAAAATATGGATTTTGCCAGTCAAGTACCGCGCTATGATGGCGAAGCTTTGCAGTTTGACTCGAGTAAACCATTGCCTGAGTTGGTAAATAGCGATGCAGAATTTACTCAGGATTTATTGTCTATCTCAGCACAGTTGCAGCCTAGTCTGTTTAAAAAGCAGTTGATCAGAAAAAGCATCTTTTCTATTAATGATATGGCTCAGGGTATGCTTCCTCCGGTAAAACGCTTACGTGAATTATCCTTTAGCCAGCCTTTTACCGTGAACATAAAAGAAAACAGGATGTTTATGTCACAGGCATCTTATCAGCGCTATGACCAATTGGCTCTCGCAATTGATGCCATAGATAATCAGGCTGCTGTTGCCTTGTATCATAAATATTTGCCGCTTTTTCAGCAGGTTTTTACTGAGCTTTCTTACCCGGATAATTACCAGGTACTGGATATTATTAAATCAGCAACTTCCCGGGTATTAGACGCACCTGTGATTAATAACGATATCGAAGTCATTCGAACATCGGTACAGTATAAATTTGCGAGTCCTGAGTTAGAGAAATTAAGTCCTTTAGATAAGCAAATGCTGCGTATGGGGCCAGAAAATACACATTTGATACAAAATAAATTACGTGAATTGGTTGAGGCTTTAATAGCATCTGAAAAAGATTAA